In Citrus sinensis cultivar Valencia sweet orange chromosome 2, DVS_A1.0, whole genome shotgun sequence, a single genomic region encodes these proteins:
- the LOC102612308 gene encoding bi-functional coumaroyl CoA and feruloyl CoA ortho-hydroxylase Diox4 produces the protein MATTNGSILATQSWDLTDFVVNKGHGVKGLSEMGLKSLPKQFHQPLEERFSEKKILDQVSIPLIDMSKWESPEVAKSICDTAENWGFFQIVNHGVPLEVLERVKEATHRFFALPAEEKRKYSKENSPINNVRYGSSFVPHVERALEWKDFLSLFYVSEEETSAFWPPVCKDEMLEYMRSSEVLIRRLMHVLVKGLNVKRIDEIREPMLLGSRRVNLNYYPMCPNPELTVGVGRHSDISTFTILLQDDIGGLHVRKDNGTEWIHVAPISGSLIINVGDALQIMSNGRYKSVEHCVIANGSQNRISVPLFVNPKPEAILCPFPEVLANGEKPLYKPVLCADYSRHFYTKAHDGKKTIDFAKISDI, from the exons ATGGCAACAACAAATGGCTCTATCCTGGCAACCCAGTCCTGGGATCTTACTGATTTTGTTGTAAACAAAGGTCACGGAGTGAAGGGACTCTCCGAAATGGGACTCAAAAGCCTGCCAAAACAATTTCACCAACCCTTGGAAGAAAGATTCAGTGAGAAAAAAATCCTGGACCAAGTGTCAATTCCCCTCATTGATATGTCAAAATGGGAGAGTCCTGAAGTCGCAAAATCCATTTGCGATACCGCTGAGAATTGGGGATTTTTCCAGATTGTGAATCATGGTGTGCCCCTGGAAGTACTCGAGAGAGTAAAGGAAGCTACCCACAGGTTTTTCGCGTTACCGGCAGAGGAGAAGAGGAAGTACTCAAAGGAGAATTCACCAATAAATAATGTCAGATACGGCTCAAGCTTTGTTCCTCATGTGGAAAGGGCTTTGGAGTGGAAAGACTTTCTCAGCCTGTTTTATGTTTCTGAGGAAGAAACTTCTGCTTTTTGGCCTCCTGTTTGCAA GGATGAAATGTTAGAGTACATGAGGAGTTCTGAAGTTCTCATCAGACGTTTAATGCATGTGCTAGTAAAGGGGCTAAACGTGAAACGAATTGatgaaataagagaacctATGTTGTTGGGCTCAAGAAGAGTTAACCTCAACTATTATCCTATGTGTCCCAATCCTGAACTCACAGTTGGGGTAGGCCGTCATTCAGATATTTCAACATTTACTATCCTCCTCCAGGATGACATCGGGGGACTTCACGTGCGAAAAGACAACGGTACTGAATGGATTCATGTCGCTCCAATTAGCGGATCACTCATTATCAACGTTGGTGATGCATTGCAAATCATGAGCAATGGTCGATACAAAAGTGTTGAGCATTGTGTGATTGCCAATGGAAGCCAGAACAGGATTTCGGTCCCCCTTTTCGTGAACCCAAAACCTGAAGCCATACTCTGTCCTTTCCCCGAAGTGCTTGCAAATGGGGAGAAGCCACTGTATAAGCCAGTTCTGTGCGCAGACTATTCCAGGCATTTCTATACCAAGGCACATGATGGGAAGAAAACTATCGACTTTGCAAAGATAAGCGACATTTGA